The following proteins come from a genomic window of Rattus norvegicus strain BN/NHsdMcwi chromosome 8, GRCr8, whole genome shotgun sequence:
- the Ttc36 gene encoding tetratricopeptide repeat protein 36, with product MGTPNDQAVLQAILNPNTPFGDVVGLDLEETEEGDEDGVFPQAQLEQSKALELQGVRAAEAGDLHTALERFGKAISLLPERASAYNNRAQARRLQGDVAGALEDLERAVTLSGGRGRAARQSFVQRGLLARFQGRDDDARRDFEQAARLGSSFARRQLVLLNPYAALCNRMLADMMGQLSAPSNGR from the exons ATGGGGACTCCAAATGATCAGGCAGTGCTGCAGGCCATCCTCAACCCTAATACCCCCTTTGGAGATGTTGTTGGATTGGACCTGGAAGAAACAGAGGAGGGAGATGAAG ATGGAGTTTTCCCTCAAGCACAGTTGGAGCAATCCAAGGCCCTGGAGTTGCAGGGAGTGAGGGCAGCAGAAGCTGGGGACCTCCACACAGCCCTGGAGAGGTTTGGCAAAGCCATTAGCCTGCTACCTGAGAGAGCCTCTGCGTACAACAACCGTGCCCAAGCGAGGCGGCTCCAGGGGGATGTAGCAG GCGCCCTAGAGGACTTGGAGCGCGCGGTGACGTTGAGCGGCGGCCGGGGTCGCGCCGCCCGCCAGAGCTTCGTGCAGCGCGGGCTGCTGGCACGATTTCAGGGTCGGGACGACGATGCCCGCAGAGACTTCGAGCAGGCGGCGAGACTGGGCAGCTCGTTCGCACGGCGCCAGTTGGTGCTGCTCAATCCGTACGCCGCGCTGTGCAATCGCATGCTGGCCGACATGATGGGGCAGCTGAGCGCGCCCAGTAACGGGCGCTGA
- the Tmem25 gene encoding transmembrane protein 25 isoform X1 codes for MELPLSQATLRHTLLLLPALLSSGQGELAPQIDGQTWAERALRENEHHAFTCRVAGGSATPRLAWYLDGQLQKATTSRLLSVGGDAFSGGTSTFTVTAQRSQHELNCSLQDPGSGRPANASVILNVQFKPEIAQVGAKYQEAQGPGLLVVLFALVRANPPANVTWIDQDGPVTVNASDFLVLDAQNYPWLTNHTVQLQLRSLAHNLSVVATNDVGVTSASLPAPGLLATRIEVPLLGIVVAGGLAFGTLVGFSTLVACLVCRKEKKTKGPSRRPSLISSDSNNLKLNNVRLPRENMSLPSNLQLNDLTPDIRGKATERPMAQHSSRPELLEAEPGGLLTSRGFIRLPMLGYIYRVSSVSSDEIWL; via the exons ATGGAGTTGCCTCTAAGCCAAGCTACGCTCCGGCATACTCTGCTGCTCCTGCCTGCCCTCTTAAGTTCAG GTCAAGGAGAGCTGGCGCCACAAATTGATGGTCAGACCTGGGCTGAGAGAGCACTTAGGGAAAATGAGCACCATGCTTTCACCTGTCGGGTTGCAGGGGGTTCTGCCACTCCCCGATTAGCCTGGTACCTGGATGGACAGCTACAGAAGGCTACCACCTCGCGACTCCTGAGTGTGGGCGGGGACGCCTTCTCTGGAGGTACCAGCACTTTCACTGTCACTGCCCAGCGCTCCCAACATGAGCTTAACTGCTCCCTGCAGGACCCAGGGAGTGGCCGGCCAGCCAATGCCTCTGTCATTCTCAATGTGCAAT TCAAACCAGAGATTGCCCAGGTTGGAGCCAAGTACCAGGAAGCTCAGGGCCCAGGCCTTCTGGTTGTCCTGTTTGCCCTGGTACGGGCCAACCCACCTGCCAATGTCACCTGGATTGACCAGGATGGGCCAGTGACTGTCAATGCCTCTGACTTCCTGGTGCTGGATGCCCAGAACTATCCCTGGCTCACCAACCACACTGTGCAGCTGCAGCTCCGAAGCCTGGCACACAACCTCTCGGTGGTGGCCACCAACGATGTGGGTGTCACCAGTGCCTCACTTCCAGCTCCAG GGCTCCTGGCCACACGGATAGAAGTGCCACTGCTGGGCATCGTTGTGGCTGGAGGACTTGCCTTTGGCACTCTAGTGGGATTCAGTACCTTGGTGGCCTGCCTGGTCtgcaggaaagagaagaaaacaaaag GCCCCTCCCGGCGTCCTTCTCTGATATCTAG TGACTCCAATAACCTGAAACTGAATAATGTGCGCCTGCCCCGGGAGAACATGTCCCTCCCATCCAACCTTCAGCTCAATGACCTCACTCCGGATATCAGAG GGAAAGCAACAGAGCGGCCAATGGCTCAGCATAGCAGCCGTCCAGAGCTTCTAGAAGCGGAGCCTGGTGGCCTCCTCACCAGCCGAG GTTTCATCCGTCTCCCAATGTTGGGCTACATCTACCGTGTGTCCAGCGTAAGCAGTGATGAGATTTGGCTCTGA